A region of Denticeps clupeoides chromosome 19, fDenClu1.1, whole genome shotgun sequence DNA encodes the following proteins:
- the ephx4 gene encoding epoxide hydrolase 4 codes for MARLPLLTAGLSLRIRALGYWSLVYGYCALCAGAALLKLWWSFVIRPSATFQRAARETPPGCLSDTSLGTHCYVRIKESGLRFHYVAAGERGKPLMLLLHGFPEFWFSWRHQLREFKSEFRVVAVDMRGYGESDLPLSTESYRLDYLVTDVKDIVEYLGYSRCFLVGHDWGGTIAWLFAIHYPEMVVKLIVLNSPHPSVLADYALRHPSQLLKSSHFFFFQLPRFPELMLSINDFKALKSLFTSRNTGVSRKGRWLTTEELEAYLYAFSQPGALTGALSHYRTVFSFLPLSQNDVRSPVLLLWGERDAFLEQDMAEACRIYIRNHFRLNIISGASHWLQQDQPDIVNTLIWTFLKEGEGRKAYRN; via the exons ATGGCGCGGCTGCCGCTGCTCACCGCGGGTCTGTCGCTGCGGATCCGCGCCCTGGGCTACTGGTCGCTCGTCTACGGCTACTGCGCGCTGTGCGCCGGCGCGGCGCTGCTCAAACTTTGGTGGAGCTTCGTCATCAGGCCGTCGGCCACCTTCCAGCGGGCGGCGCGGGAGACGCCGCCGGGCTGCCTGAGCGACACGTCCTTGGGGACGCACTGCTACGTGCGGATCAAG GAGTCTGGCCTGAGGTTCCACTACGTGGCGGCCGGTGAGAGAGGAAAGCCCCTCATGTTGCTGTTGCACGGATTCCCCGAGTTCTG GTTTTCGTGGCGTCACCAGCTGCGCGAGTTCAAGAGCGAGTTCCGCGTGGTGGCGGTGGACATGCGGGGCTACGGCGAGTCCGACCTGCCCCTCTCCACCGAGAGCTACCGCCTCGACTACCTGGTCACGGACGTCAAGGACATCGTGGAGTATCTGG GTTACAGCCGCTGTTTCCTGGTCGGCCATGACTGGGGAGGGACCATCGCGTGGCTCTTCGCCATCCACTACCCGGAGATGGTGGTGAAGCTCATCGTGCTCAACAGCCCCCACCCGTCCGTCCTCGCCG ATTATGCCCTCCGCCACCCCAGCCAGCTCCTCAAATCCAgccacttcttcttcttccagctGCCCCGCTTCCCCGAGCTCATGCTCTCCATCAACGACTTTAAG GCTCTGAAGAGTCTCTTCACCAGCCGGAACACGGGCGTCAGCCGTAAGGGCCGCTGGCTCACCACGGAGGAGCTGGAGGCGTACCTGTACGCCTTCTCCCAGCCCGGGGCCCTGACCGGGGCCCTCAGCCACTACAGGACCGTCTTCAG CTTCCTCCCCCTCAGCCAGAACGACGTGAGGTCGCccgtgctgctgctgtggggCGAGAGGGACGCCTTCCTGGAGCAGGACATGGCCGAGGCCTGCCGGATCTACATCAGGAACCACTTCCGGCTCAACATCATCTCCGGGGCCAGCCACTGGCTGCAGCAGGACCAGCCGGACATCGTCAACACGCTCATATGGACCTTCCTCAAGGAGGGAGAGGGCCGCAAAGCCTACAGGAACTGA